The segment CATACATTGCTTCTCTTGTGAGCGATATCCCTATTTATACTGACATTCCTGACTCAACTGACGATGAAGCATACCATTTGAAAGGCATTCTCGACATCCCTCTGTTCCCTATCAAAGAACTTCCAAAAGAGCAGGTCATCATGCTTGAAACTATGGGAGATGGTGTAGAGTCAGTTGACGTTTTGATCTCTCTGTTAAAACCTGAACTTCAGAAAGGCACAGCTGACTTTAGCAATGAAAGATCACGTCTCAGCCACCATATCAAAAAACTAAGGGAAGCCGGGTTCATTGACACTGAGAAGTCCAGTAAGAATCTTGCAATCAGGAAGAGCAAGCTGGGAGAGATATACATGAAGGGCAGAAAGATCAAGAGATTGGTGGAAACGCAAAGTTTTGAATAAGAAGTGCCTTCATACCGCTTCAAGCAACCACTACTACAAGGCACAGCCTTGAGTCAAAGCTCATGCTTGTTAATTATATCCATCGGATATAATCAATATTATTTTCTAATTTTGCCGAGTATATCTTATATAAGCGTGTTTCTTAAAGTCAACTACCCAGCTGAAGTTTTTCATTAAAAACTGATGTTTACTTCAGGGCAGGATTGAGCTGCATAATGTCCTTGAGCAAATCCGGTTTCTCAGTATGTATTGGGATTAAGATTTCTGGATTGATCTCCCGAATCATTTCTTTGATCTCTTCCCCACTTGCATGGCCCGAAGCATGGGCTTCCTCGTGTCGGATACCA is part of the Methanolobus chelungpuianus genome and harbors:
- a CDS encoding DUF6293 family protein, with the protein product MEIARKYTHLVPVGFSPDKLITSLRQFPVHKIVILTHQGDSTNKKVQSAVSGIKEALKGLEIQDKEIDRESVLDSSLQMLSIIEDEVKNGSTVKINISGGLRNIGISAYIASLVSDIPIYTDIPDSTDDEAYHLKGILDIPLFPIKELPKEQVIMLETMGDGVESVDVLISLLKPELQKGTADFSNERSRLSHHIKKLREAGFIDTEKSSKNLAIRKSKLGEIYMKGRKIKRLVETQSFE